One Scomber japonicus isolate fScoJap1 chromosome 1, fScoJap1.pri, whole genome shotgun sequence DNA window includes the following coding sequences:
- the LOC128371892 gene encoding stonustoxin subunit alpha-like has translation MQQQRADSPEPSCVSMKSDRSMGHPIHFKDGQPADGRLTDCNLSERSCAALSSVLSSQSSSLRDLDLSNNNLQDSGVKQLSAGLKSPHCGLKTLSLSGCLITEEGCASLASALRSNPSHLRELDLSYNHPGDSGEKLLSAGLEDPHWRELELDPNTMSRKLKLSDNNRKVTRVKKDQSYPDHPDRFDHWPQLLCRNDLTGRCYWEVEWRGRVSISVSYRGISRKGKSAGCVFGKNDKSWRLYCSDKYAYSVWHNKTETSISSSSSSVSHRVAVYVDCPAGTLSFYRVSSDTLIHLHTFKTTFTEPLYAGFEVWSDSSLFLCLL, from the exons atgcagcagcagagagcagactctcctgaacccagctgtgtgtccatgaagagtgaccggtctatgggTCATCCTATTcactttaaagatggacaacctgctgatggaag gttgactgactgtaacctctcagagagaagttgtgcagctctgtcctcagttctcagctcccagtcctctagtctgagagatctggacctgagtaacaacaacctgcaggattcaggagtgaagcagctttctgctggactgaagagtcCACACTGCGGACTGAAAACTCTCag tctgtcaggatgtctgatcacagaggaaggctgtgcttctctggcctcagctctgaggtccaacccctcccatctgagagagctggacctgagctacaatcatccaggagactcaggagagaagcttctgtctgctggactggaggatccacactggaga gaactggaactggatccaaacacaatgagcagaaaactcaaactgtctgataacaacaggaaggtgacacgtgtgaagaaggatcagtcatatcctgatcatccagaccgATTTGATCattggcctcagctgctgtgtagaaatgatctgactggtcgctgttactgggaggtcgagtggagaggaagagtttccatatcagtgagttacagaggaatcagcaggaaaggaaagagtgctggctgtgtgtttggAAAGAATGATAAGTCCTGGAGACTTTACTGCTCAGATAAGTATGcttactctgtctggcacaataagaCAGAAACgtccatctcctcttcctcctcctctgtctctcacagagtggcagtgtatgtggactgtcctgctggcactctgtccttctacagagtctcctctgacacactgatccacctccacaccttcaaaaccacattcactgaacctctgtatgctgggtttgaaGTCTGGTCTGATTCctcattgtttttgtgtcttctgtag